From Syngnathoides biaculeatus isolate LvHL_M chromosome 19, ASM1980259v1, whole genome shotgun sequence, a single genomic window includes:
- the prmt6 gene encoding protein arginine N-methyltransferase 6 encodes MSRAAKKRKCDKTRQDGLYFDSYSDVTIHEEMLADHVRTNTYRLAILKNSESIRGKVVLDVGAGTGVLSMFCVQAGAKKVYAVEASSIAEQAVKIVKQNHMEDKIEVIHGTVETVELPEMVDVIVSEWMGYALLHESMLNSVLYARDKWLLKPAGIMLPNKGELFITPICEPVVEDRLHFWYTLKDLYGVDMSCMRDFARKCIKNSDISVSPVTAEDVLSHPARFAELDLHTTTVEQLRSVKGRFRCESFGSAAVNAFCVYFTVSFPCPDKPQALVLSTSPFQPETHWKQAVLYLDEPVEVVQDTLVTGELNMYPSEESDRHVCIHLEYTIGKQKTQSKTFSIPDWTSETLS; translated from the coding sequence ATGTCGCGTGCGGCGAAGAAACGAAAATGCGATAAAACCCGTCAGGACGGCCTGTACTTTGATAGCTATTCTGATGTGACAATACACGAAGAAATGCTAGCGGACCATGTGCGAACCAACACGTACAGGCTGGCCATTCTGAAGAATAGCGAATCGATTCGAGGGAAGGTCGTGCTGGACGTCGGGGCAGGGACCGGCGTTTTGAGCATGTTCTGCGTCCAGGCCGGTGCAAAGAAAGTGTACGCCGTTGAAGCGAGTTCCATTGCTGAGCAAGCTgtgaaaatagtcaaacagaACCACATGGAAGACAAAATCGAAGTCATACACGGGACTGTTGAGACTGTGGAGCTACCGGAGATGGTGGACGTGATAGTGAGCGAGTGGATGGGTTATGCCCTCCTGCATGAGTCCATGCTTAACTCGGTCCTGTACGCCCGCGACAAGTGGTTGCTAAAACCAGCTGGGATTATGCTGCCCAACAAAGGCGAGCTCTTCATCACACCCATCTGCGAGCCGGTGGTGGAGGACCGCCTGCACTTCTGGTACACGCTCAAAGACCTGTACGGCGTCGACATGTCCTGCATGAGGGATTTTGCCAGGAAATGCATCAAGAATTCTGACATATCTGTCAGCCCCGTGACGGCCGAGGACGTGCTGTCTCACCCGGCCCGCTTCGCCGAGCTGGACCTGCACACGaccacagtggagcagctacGCTCGGTCAAAGGCCGCTTCAGGTGCGAGTCTTTCGGCTCGGCTGCGGTCAACGCATTTTGTGTGTACTTCACGGTCTCGTTCCCTTGTCCGGACAAGCCCCAAGCCCTTGTCCTCTCCACCTCCCCATTCCAACCCGAGACCCACTGGAAACAGGCGGTTTTGTACTTGGATGAGCCCGTGGAAGTGGTGCAAGACACACTGGTGACTGGAGAGCTCAACATGTACCCCTCAGAGGAAAGTGACAGACATGTATGCATTCACCTGGAGTACAcgattg